One Gemmatimonadota bacterium DNA window includes the following coding sequences:
- a CDS encoding DUF5916 domain-containing protein — MIMSAMRLSINERARFGARVHARWTGALVALSVAAALPTALPLAGQTSDGPQPRSFVIPRIEADVLVDGHLDERVWAEAAVLDGFHQYEPIDGRPAEERTEVLVWYAPDAIVFGVRAYDSKPESVRATNADRDAIGSDDHIQIFLDTFNDKRRAYLFAVNPLGVQEDGVRTEGAVSAGNIFGGSVDTNPDFIFESAGRLTEEGYVVEVRVPFKSLRFSTDGEQTWGLNILRQVQRTGYRDTWTDVRRANASFLLQAGSMSGLRDLERGVVVEVQPFVTGAIQGRRTETGGFDRDDLDSDAGANFRLGFTSATLDATVNPDFSQVETDVGQVTVNERFDLFFPEKRPFFLEGIELFSTPNQLIYTRRILNPLGGGKLTGKVGRVGFAYLTAYDETPDGTDALFNIARLRGDFGESSIAGITVTDRSVIDSPDYSRVVAGDVRYVFGTMYYLEVQAGTSIRPRFVTGEDGVRRTQGTETDPVWKVEFDRTGRNWGFNYQLNGLGERFDAASGFVPRNNNVSAHAFNRFTIYGERGAAIETFTAFFGPTRLWLYDDFGNESALEGGESITGILRLRGGWEVEGNAARNFFKFQDSAFDGFQTLGPSNQPITYSPRDEVDGFSGSLQVRTPTFQFGNGSVFFGRGTTAIFAEGSEGTSTTASAVATLRPSDAFRLELRTTLRRIVRELDGSEFSRSLIPRVQFEYQPTRALFFRTIAEYRSERRSPLISTATGEPLFLDGEAIDGFDLNGLRLDLLASFEPTPGTVAFLGYGSSLQTPEGFGFSGLERADDGFFLKLAYQLRR, encoded by the coding sequence ATGATCATGTCGGCGATGCGCCTTTCGATAAACGAGCGGGCCCGCTTCGGAGCCCGCGTCCACGCCCGCTGGACGGGCGCCCTCGTGGCCTTGTCGGTAGCCGCCGCGCTGCCGACCGCCCTGCCCCTGGCCGGGCAGACTTCGGACGGTCCCCAACCCCGCTCCTTCGTGATTCCGCGGATCGAAGCGGATGTCCTGGTGGACGGTCACCTGGACGAGCGGGTGTGGGCCGAGGCGGCCGTCCTGGATGGCTTCCACCAGTACGAGCCCATCGACGGCAGACCGGCCGAGGAGCGCACCGAAGTGCTCGTGTGGTACGCCCCCGACGCCATCGTCTTCGGCGTGCGCGCCTACGACAGCAAGCCGGAAAGCGTCCGCGCGACCAACGCAGACCGGGACGCGATCGGCAGCGACGACCACATCCAGATCTTCCTGGACACGTTCAACGACAAGCGCCGCGCCTATCTGTTCGCCGTGAACCCACTGGGGGTCCAGGAGGACGGGGTGCGAACGGAGGGCGCGGTGTCGGCGGGCAACATCTTCGGCGGGTCGGTGGACACCAACCCCGACTTCATATTCGAGTCGGCGGGCAGGCTGACCGAGGAGGGGTACGTAGTCGAGGTGCGCGTCCCCTTCAAGAGCCTGCGCTTCTCCACCGACGGCGAGCAGACCTGGGGACTCAACATCCTGCGGCAGGTGCAGCGCACCGGCTACCGGGACACGTGGACCGACGTGCGCCGCGCCAACGCCAGCTTCCTTCTGCAAGCGGGGTCCATGTCCGGGTTGCGAGACCTGGAACGGGGCGTGGTAGTGGAGGTGCAGCCCTTCGTCACCGGGGCGATACAGGGCCGGCGCACGGAGACGGGAGGCTTTGACCGGGACGATCTGGATTCGGACGCCGGCGCCAACTTCAGGCTCGGCTTCACCAGCGCGACGCTGGACGCCACCGTCAACCCGGACTTCAGCCAGGTCGAGACCGACGTTGGCCAGGTCACAGTGAACGAGCGCTTCGACCTGTTCTTCCCGGAGAAGCGCCCGTTTTTCCTCGAAGGCATCGAGCTGTTCAGTACGCCCAACCAGCTCATCTACACGCGCCGCATCCTGAACCCGCTCGGCGGAGGCAAGCTGACGGGCAAGGTGGGTCGGGTCGGCTTCGCCTACCTGACCGCCTACGATGAGACTCCCGACGGCACGGACGCGCTCTTCAACATTGCGCGACTGCGAGGAGACTTCGGGGAAAGTTCGATCGCCGGCATCACGGTCACCGACCGCAGCGTGATCGACAGCCCCGACTACAGCCGCGTCGTCGCCGGCGACGTGCGCTACGTCTTCGGCACCATGTACTACCTCGAGGTACAGGCGGGCACCTCCATCCGGCCCCGCTTCGTAACGGGAGAGGACGGCGTCAGGCGCACCCAGGGGACTGAGACCGACCCCGTCTGGAAAGTGGAGTTCGACCGGACCGGGAGGAATTGGGGCTTCAACTATCAGCTCAACGGACTGGGAGAGCGATTCGACGCCGCGTCCGGGTTCGTGCCGCGCAACAACAACGTCAGCGCGCACGCTTTCAACCGCTTTACGATCTACGGTGAGCGCGGCGCCGCCATCGAGACGTTCACGGCGTTCTTCGGACCCACCCGGCTGTGGCTCTACGACGACTTCGGCAACGAGTCGGCGCTGGAGGGCGGCGAGTCGATCACGGGCATTCTGCGGCTACGCGGCGGGTGGGAGGTCGAGGGCAACGCAGCGCGCAACTTCTTCAAGTTCCAGGACAGCGCTTTCGACGGCTTCCAGACGCTGGGTCCGTCGAACCAGCCGATCACGTATTCTCCGCGTGACGAGGTGGACGGGTTCAGCGGGAGCCTGCAGGTGCGCACACCCACCTTCCAGTTCGGCAACGGTTCGGTTTTCTTCGGGCGCGGCACGACCGCGATCTTCGCCGAGGGGTCCGAGGGGACCAGCACAACCGCCAGCGCGGTCGCCACGCTCAGGCCATCGGACGCCTTCCGGCTGGAGCTGCGCACGACGCTGCGGCGCATCGTGCGCGAGTTGGATGGTAGCGAGTTCAGCCGCTCCCTCATCCCGCGCGTGCAGTTCGAGTACCAGCCCACGCGAGCGCTCTTCTTCCGTACGATCGCCGAATATCGCTCGGAACGGCGTAGCCCGCTGATCAGCACCGCCACCGGCGAGCCGCTCTTCCTGGACGGCGAAGCCATCGACGGGTTCGACCTGAACGGGCTGCGCTTGGACCTGCTGGCGTCCTTCGAGCCAACGCCCGGCACGGTCGCGTTCCTGGGCTACGGCAGCTCGCTGCAGACGCCGGAGGGGTTCGGCTTCTCCGGGCTGGAGCGTGCCGACGACGGCTTCTTCCTGAAGCTCGCCTACCAGCTTCGGCGTTGA
- a CDS encoding phosphatase PAP2 family protein: MPAVDALLGGYLIVGSGALLFPGRPEAWPLWLAVHVAGALLLLAPGPVRGWRAAAARRAPRAARFVADWYPLLLVPAFYFDLSILNVAVHEGRYFDDLVQSWDTALFGGQPSRDLAARWPNLFLSESLHLSYLAYYPIIYVPPIALYAAGRRGAFRELVLAVMVTFVAHYLFFIFLPVQGPRYVFAAPTGGIESGPVYRATHWLLGNTSSRGTAFPSSHVGVATAISVTLLRYAPRMGVVTALLTVLLGFGAVYGGFHYATDAWVGVAFGLAAALALGAARPAPAEGTGSPIG, translated from the coding sequence GTGCCCGCGGTCGATGCCCTCCTCGGAGGGTACCTGATCGTCGGCTCGGGGGCGCTGCTGTTCCCGGGCAGACCGGAGGCGTGGCCTCTGTGGCTGGCGGTACACGTCGCGGGCGCCCTGCTCCTGCTCGCTCCCGGCCCGGTGCGCGGCTGGCGCGCGGCGGCGGCGCGGCGCGCCCCGCGCGCCGCGCGCTTCGTGGCCGACTGGTATCCGCTGCTGCTCGTGCCCGCGTTCTACTTCGACCTGTCGATCCTGAACGTGGCGGTCCACGAGGGCCGCTACTTCGACGACCTGGTGCAGTCGTGGGATACGGCTCTGTTCGGGGGCCAGCCCAGCCGCGACCTCGCCGCCCGCTGGCCCAACCTTTTCCTGTCCGAGAGCCTCCATCTTTCGTATCTGGCGTACTACCCGATCATCTACGTACCCCCCATCGCGCTGTACGCGGCTGGCCGGCGGGGGGCGTTTCGAGAGCTCGTGCTTGCTGTGATGGTCACGTTCGTGGCGCACTACCTCTTCTTCATCTTCCTGCCGGTGCAGGGACCCCGGTACGTCTTCGCCGCGCCGACGGGGGGCATCGAGTCGGGGCCCGTGTACAGAGCCACGCACTGGCTGCTGGGCAACACGTCGAGCCGCGGCACCGCGTTCCCGTCCTCCCACGTGGGTGTGGCCACCGCCATTTCCGTCACGCTCCTCAGGTACGCTCCCCGGATGGGCGTCGTCACGGCGCTGCTCACCGTGCTGCTGGGCTTCGGAGCGGTGTACGGCGGCTTCCACTACGCCACCGACGCGTGGGTCGGGGTCGCGTTCGGGTTGGCCGCGGCGCTGGCGCTGGGGGCGGCCCGCCCTGCACCGGCCGAGGGTACGGGTTCACCAATTGGGTAG